In Macadamia integrifolia cultivar HAES 741 chromosome 1, SCU_Mint_v3, whole genome shotgun sequence, a single window of DNA contains:
- the LOC122091015 gene encoding vesicle-associated membrane protein 724: protein MGQEAFIYSFVARGTMILAEYTEFTGNFPAIASQCLQKLPSSNNKFTYSCDHHTFNFLVEDGYAYCVVAKESAGKQVSIAFLERMKTDFKKRYGGGKADTAIAKSLNKEFGPVMKEHMQYIIDHAEEIEKLLKVKAQVSEVKSIMLENIDKAVDRGEKIDILADKAEDLRSQAQDFKKQGTQIRRKMWFRNMKIKLVVLGVLLILVLVIWLSICHGFDCTN, encoded by the exons atgGGTCAGGAGGCATTCATTTACAGCTTCGTTGCAAGAGGGACTATGATCTTGGCTGAATACACTGAGTTCACTGGCAATTTTCCTGCTATCGCTTCTCAGTGCCTTCAGAAACTTCCTTCCTCCAACAACAAATTTACTTATAGCTGCGATCACCATACTTTCAACTTCCTTGTAGAAGATGGCTATG CATATTGTGTAGTTGCGAAAGAATCTGCAGGGAAGCAAGTTTCTATAGCCTTTTTGGAACGAATGAAAACAGACTTTAAAAAGAGATATGGTGGAGGTAAAGCTGATACTGCCATTGCCAAAAGTCTAAACAAGGAATTTGG GCCTGTTATGAAAGAGCATATGCAATATATCATTGACCATGCTGAAGAGATTGAGAAACTTTTAAAAGTGAAGGCTCAAGTTTCAGAAGTTAAAAGCATTATGCTTGAAAATATTGACAAG GCTGTTGATAGAGGTGAGAAGATAGATATTCTTGCTGATAAAGCAGAAGATTTGCGTTCTCAG GCCCAAGatttcaagaaacaaggaaCACAAATCCGGCGAAAAATGTGGTTTCggaatatgaaaataaaattggtTGTCCTAGGGGTCCTTTTAATTCTAGTCCTTGTGATCTGGCTTTCTATTTGCCATGGTTTTGACTGCACCAACTAG